The genomic interval GATGCGTACTGCAACAGGATACAACGAGAGAATGCCGTCCCTTTTCAAAAAGCTGTTTTCCGGATTTAACGCCGCTGCGTTTCCTGTACTGCTGCTCGCGGCGGCTCTTCCGGGCCGGAATGCCGGCGCAATGAAAGCTGTACCGATGGAGGAAAACGAAAATTATGCATTCGGTATTTCCGGATATCTCCGAACCGGAATCGGCATCAGCAAAGGCGGAAACACGCAGGCGGCCTTTCAGGCACCGGGTCCGCAGAATAAATACAGCCTGGGCAATCAGGCCGATACCTACGGCGAACTGGAGTTCGACTATGTGCAGTATCTTTTCGATGACAAAAACAAAAACATCGAAGGGGTCTGGATGGTTTCCGGCTGGGAGGCCTTCGACAGCGATTCGATGACCTACAACCTGACCGAACAGCTCTACGGCCGCGCCAACAATCTGTTCGGCAATGAAATCGACCTCTGGATCGGCCGCCGCTTTTTCGAGCGCCAGGCCATCCACATGCTCGACCGCCAATGGAACAATCCCGGGCAGGCCGGCGAAGGCATCGGCATTGAGGGCCTGTTCGGTAACCGGCCGGGCGAACACGACCTGAAACTGACCCTCTTTCATTTTAAGGATGACGATGTCATTTCCCATAAAAACGGCGAACACAACCGGCTCCATACCTACGCCTTCGATGTGCGCTGGGTGAAATATGCACTGAATGACCGGTGGGATCTCAATGCCAGCAGTACGTACAGCGTACGCATGGAAAACGAGGAGCTGGGCTATGAGACAAAGCACGGTTTCGGGGTCTCAGCCTGGCTCGACTACCTGAACGGCGATTATTCCAACCAGGCCGGTCTGGTACTCCGCCAGGGTGCGAATATTCCGATCAACCACTGGGACAGCGCAGCGGTACGCGAAAATCCCGGCACCTACAACGGCGATCCGAACTATGTGGAAAATGATCTGGATAAAGCCTACAGCATCGAACTGAACAATAACTGGCTGTATGATAATAAAGAGAGCTGGGCACTGAATCTGGTCAGCATTCTGCAGTACCGCAATCACGGCACGGCACCCTATGAGGAAGGGTCGTCCCCTTCTGCGAACCTCGGCGATGACGAATTCTGGTTCAGTCTCGGCGGCCGTTTTATCTATTATGTCACCGAACAGTTCCGCCTCTCCGTACAGCTGAGCAACGACTATGTCAACAACCGCCAGAAAGACATCGCCGGCAACCTGAGCATGATCACCTTCACCCCCGAACTCTCTCTGGCGAAGGGATACTATTCCCGCCCGGTTCTGCGCCCGTTCGTCACCTACGCCACGTGGAGCAACGATTTCCGCGGCGAGATCGGCAACGGACCGGGCAGCGCGCCTTATGGAAACGACACCTCCGGCCTGACCGCCGGCGTACAGTTTGAAATCTGGTGGTAATTAAAAAGGAGGAACCATGAAAAACACCGTCCAACCCCAAACAGGAATCAACGCATCAACCCAAGGAAAATCCATGAAAACAACCCTTACAGCACTGATCACAGCCCTCGCCGCTTCCACCTTTGCACAGCAGTATTTCGTGCAATCCCCAGGCGGAAACAACACCATTGAAGTCTACACCGACGGCGGACTCGCCTACCAGATCCGTCACAACAATGTGATGGTCACCACGCCTTCGCCGATCAGCATCACGATCGACGGGAAAAAATATGGCGAAACCGCGATGGTCGCCGACAAAAAAGAGCGCAGCGTAGACCGCATCCTTAAACCGGTTGTAAAAGAAAAACGCGCCGAAATCCGCGACCGCTACAACGAACTCGAACTGACCTTTAAAAATGGATACGGAGTAATTTTCCGCGCATTCGACAACGGTGTGGCCTACCGTCTGTTCACAGAACTCGATGGTGAGGTCCTCGTGGAAGCCGAGGAAATTGTCTACAACTTTACCGGCGATCATCCGGCATCCGTACCGGTTTCCGACGGATTTTTTTCCCACTATGAACGCGGCTACACCAACCTCACCATCAGCGCACTCGGTGATATTATGGCCTGCCTGCCTTCCATGGTAACGCTGGAGCCCAACCTGAAAATCGCCCGGGAAACCGAAGTGAAGGTCGCCATCACCGAAGCCGATCTCGACAGTTATCCGGGATTTTATCTGGTTAAAGGGGCTGAAAAAAACCAGCTCGTTTCCACCTTCCCCCGCTATCCGAAGACCACTTATCAGCCGACCGACCGCGATATCAAGGTCGGCGAGCGCGAAAACTTTATCGCCCGAACCGCCGGTACCCGTGCATTTCCATGGCGTCTGATGGTGATTACCGATGAAGACCGGGAACTCATCAATAACACCCTCGTTTATCAGCTCGGTCCGGAGCAGGCAATTGAAAACACCGACTGGATCAAACCCGGAAAAGTCGCCTGGGACTGGTACAACATGAATAACATCGAAGGTGTTGACTTTGAAGCCGGCATCAATACCGAAACCTACAAATTCTACATCGACTTTGCTTCACAGTACGGCCTTGAATACATCATTCTTGATGAAGGCTGGTACGACATAAAAACCAACGACCTCCTTGATCCGGTCGATGCCGTCGATGTACAGGAACTGATTCGCTACGGGAAAAAGAAAAACGTCGGTATCATTCTGTGGGTCACCTGGACCGCCCTCGAGGAAAACGCGGATACCGCCTATGAAGCCTTCGCGGAATGGGGCGCCAAAGGAATCAAGGTCGATTTCATGCAGCGCGACGACCAGCCGATGGTCGATTTCTACAGCCGCTGCGCCGCGGAAGCCGCAAAATACAAACTGCTCGTAGACTTCCACGGTTCCTATAAACCCGCCGGCCTTCGCCGCGCCTATCCGAACGTCATCACCCGCGAAGGCGTCCGAGGTCTGGAAAACAACAAATGGGAAGGCATGTTCTCCAACCCGGAATACTGTCTGGAAATGCCGTTTCTCCGCATGCTGGCCGGACCGGTCGATTACACGCCCGGCGCCATGGCCAACGCCCAGAAAGAAAACTACAACGCCGTCTGGAACCGCCCGATGTCGCTCGGAACCCGCGCCCATCAGTTCGCCATGTATGTGGTTTACGAAAGCCCGCTGCAGATGCTGGCCGACGCTCCGTCATCCTATCTGAAGGAACCGGAAGTGATGGAATTTCTCGCTCCGGTCCCGAGCGTGTGGGATGAAACGGTCGTGCTTGATGCAAAATACAGCGACTATGTAGTCATTGCCCGACGCAACGGCGACACCTGGTATGTCGGGGCCATGACCGACTGGACCCCCCGCGACCTAGACGTTGATTTCTCGTTCCTCCCCAAAGGAAAATACACCATCGATATCTGGCAGGACGGAGCCAACGCCGACAAACGTGCCACCGATTACAAAAAGGTCTCCACCAAAATCAAAGCCGGCGAAAAAATGAACATTCACCTGGCTCCCGGCGGCGGCTGGGCAGCCATCATCCGGAAATAACAGGCCCATGCAGGCATATGCCGTCCGGAAATCATTCCGGGCGGTACTTTGATTCCGCACAAACAAACCTCTAATCTCCCGGCAATGAATCCCACCGTCATCCTTTCTTTCCTCGCCTTCACCGGATTCGTTCTGCTCTATACGCTGTGGAAAATGCGCGGCAGCCGGTGCAACACCCGGGACGGTTATTTCCTCGGCGGACGCAGCCTGACCGGCGGACGGATTGCCGGATCGCTGATTCTTACCAATCTCGGCGCCATCAGCTTTGTCGGGATGAGTGCACAGTCCTACACCCACAACATGAGCGTCATGGGCTGGGAAATCATTGCCGGTATCACCCTGGTTCCGGTGGCCCTGCTGCTGATCCCGCTCTATCTGAAACAGGGCATTGCCACTATTCCCGATTTTCTGGAAAGCCGTTACGACTCCGGCGTCAGAAAATTCGTTACGATTCTTTTTCTCTTTCAGTACATCATCAACATTCTGCCCACCACTCTCTATGCCGGTGCGCGCGTACTCGGCGAAATGCTCGACCTGCAGCATCTGTTCGGCATTTCCGAGTTCGCTTCCGTTGCGCTCATTTCCGCCGCAATCTGCCTGCCGGGCTTTTTCTATTCGGTCTTCGGCGGTCTTAAAGCGGTCGTCATCGCCGACTCCGTCAACGGCATCGGCCTACTGATCGGAGGACTGATGATTCCGGTTTTCGGTATACTCGCGCTTGACGACCATTTCGGCGAAGGTCTCCAACAGCTGCTGACCGTCGCCCCGGAAAAACTGCAGAGCATCGGCAGCACCTCCGATCCACTGCCCTTCTCCACCCTTTTCAGCGGCCTTCTGCTGGTGAACCTCTACTACTGGGGTACCGACCAGTCGATCATTCAGCGCACGCTTGGAGCCAGAAACCTGGCGGAAGGGCAAAAAGGGGTTCTGCTCGCCGCCGGAATCAAGCTGTTTACTCCACTGGTGCTGATTATTCCCGGCATCATTGCCTTTCATCTTTTCGGAGCACATGCAGGCAATCCCGATTCCATGTATATACGTCTCGTGCACACCGTACTCCCCCGACCGCTCATCGGTTTTTTCACCGCGGTCATGTTCGGAGCGGTTCTGAGCACCTTCAACGGTGTGCTCAATGCCTCCACCACCCTTTTTACGCTGAATATCTACAAACCGCTGTTCGGAAAGGATAAAGAAGACCGGCAGCTGGTTCGCGAAGGCCGGTTTTTCGCCGCCATCATTGCGGTAATATCCACCCTAATCGCCCCGTTCATCCTGTTTGTCCCCGAAGGTCTTTTCCAGTATCTGCAGATGGTTGCCGGTTTTTTCAGTGTTCCGGTTTTCACTATTGTTTTTGTTGGCTATGTATCCAAACGCGTGCCCCCAATCGCCGCGAAAATCGCCCTCACCGTATTTGTATCATCCTACGCCCTGATGCAGCTGGTATTCAAAACGCCGCTCCATTTTCTGCATCAGCTCGGCCTGCTTTTTGTTATCTGTTCCGGACTCATGTTCGTTATCGGTGCGGTCAGACCCCGCACATCCGACTACATTCTTCCACTCAACCACGCCGTTGACACCACCCCCTGGAAACACCGCCATATCGCCGCCGCAACCATTCTCTACCTGGCCGCCGGTGTCTATCTGCTGTTTTCCGACCTCGGTCTGCTTTCCGGAACCCCCCTTCCACTCACCGTCTACGGTGGTCTCGGCCTGATCCTGCTCGGTTTTTCTGTTTTTTGGGAAATAAAGAGATAGTACCACCTGCTTGTTTGCGAAAACACGGCGGTTTATACTGCCGTATATTTGATTTTAAGATCACAACCGAATGACCGGAAACATATGAATACCAAAGTTACTTTTAAAGATGTTGCCCGACTCGCCGGCGTTTCCACCCAGACCGTTTCCCGGGTCACCAACAACAGCGGTTATGTCAACGAAAAGACCCGGGCGAAGGTCCAGGCCGCCATTGATCAACTCGGTTATGTGCCCAACAAAAATGCGCAGCTGATGGGGCGGAAAAAAGCCCGCGTTTTCGGCGTCATCACACTCAATATCAGCTTCCAGGGCGCTTCGCGTATTGTTGAAGGCATTCGTAATGAAAGTAAAAAAGCCGGATATGCCATTTCTCTTGCTGTACTCGACGACGAACCGGACGCCCTGGAGCATGCTGTACGGGATATGAAATCGCAACAGGTCAACGCCATTCTGATCAATGCCCCGATTGCCCGGGAGCCGGCCGAACAGCTGATACACGATCATGCCCCCATGCCCTTTGTTTTCATAGACGCCCCCCTGGACGCGCAGGTAAATCACGTGATGGCCGACCACCGCGCAGGCGGCCGGATGGCGGCCGAACTCATGCTTCAGCAGGGGCGCACACGTTTTGCCTTCCTGAACGGCCCGGAACCGTCGACAGCCGCCCGGCTTCGCAGAGAGGCCTGGCTGGATGTCATTGATAAGGCCGGTGCCACACTCGTAGCCGAGGAAACCGGCGACTGGTCGGCCCGCAGCGGCTATACAGCAGGGGCAGCTCTTTTTTCCCGGGGACAGGCCTTTGATGCCCTGCTGATTGCCAACGACCAAATGGCACTCGGTGCTCTGCGCGCCTGCCGCGAACACCGGATCGATGTCCCGCGTCAGACTGCAGTCGTCGGTTTCGACGATACTGCAAACAGTGAATTTTTCTGCCCGCCGCTGACGACTGTCCGGCAGAATTTTCTGGAGATCGGTCACCAGGCAGTCACTGAAGCGCTGTCCTGCATTCAGCATCCCGGACAGCCTCCCATCAAAACCGAAGTTCCGGTTGAACTGATTGAACGCCAAAGCACCGCTCCCATAGAAAGCCCTGAAATCAAAGCGGCACGCCTTGAATCGCTGCTCTCGGAATTAAAACAGATGCTATAGATCTTCCGGTTTCCAGCCGAACCGGCACAGATCAACCCGGTCATTGGAAAATTCGATCCCCTCCTCCTCAAGTCGGGCCCGCTGCTCCTCGTAACCCGATCCGGGTTTCAGCGCAATCATTCCCTGGCGGTTGATGAGCCGCCACCAGGGCAGGTTTTCCGCTTCGCTGTAACTATGCAGCACCCGCACCACCTGCCGTGCCGCGCGTGGATTGCCGGCCAGCTCCGCGATTCCGCCATAGGAACAGACTCTCCCGCGCGGAATCTCGCGGATCAGCTCAATAATCTCTTCCGTAAACGGCTGCATGGCCTATTTCCGCTTATTTTCCCGGTGGGCCCGGGCAATTTCCGAAGGCGACGCGTGAAGCGCTTTTACACGGGGCAGATTCAGCCGGAACCGCAATGCAACAATCCGTGTGAGCAGGGTAAAACCGATCGTGATAAAAATCCGCACCCCTTCCGGCAGAGAGAACTTTCCAAGCAATACAAACATAAAGCCACCCAGCAGGGCCGCCGAAGCATAAAAACCGGTGGTCAGAATCGCAGGAATTTCGCGGGAAAGAAGATCCCGGATCACCCCTCCGCCACAGGCGGTGATCATGGCCATCATGGCAACCGTAAGCGGAACCGATCCATAGGCTTCAGCCTTGGTTGCGCCAATCGCCGCAAAAACGCTGAGTCCGACCGCATCGGCCGCCATAAGATAATCCCATCGCCGGGCAATCTTCGGCGCGGCCATGAAAACGATCGCCGCACCGGCAAGACAAATCAGAATATAGCCGGTATCGGTCAGTGCGGACGGCGGCGTAGCCCCCAGCAGCAGGTCGCGGATCATTCCTCCGCCCACACCGGTTGCCATCGCCAGCACTGAAATACCTAGAATATCCATTTCATATTTCACCGCACGAAAAGCTCCGGACACCGCAAAGGCAAATGTCCCGGCAATATCAAGGATATGAATCAGTTCCATAAAACAACAACTCTCTTTAATCGGACGGCTTTAAACATGTTCCGCCGGCTTTTCATTTGGACAGACTGAGCAGAATGCATAAAAAAACAGCGACCGGCAAGGGGGAGCCGGCCACTGTTCTCGAGACTTTGCAGTCTCTCAGGGCGTTGTTGGTATATGCGTAGACCTGCGGCTTCCGGATCCGTTCAAAAATTATACGGAAAAGGTTCCCGCAAATGGAAACCCCTCCTATTCTGTTTCCCAACATCTGGAACCCTGATTATGCTACCGTCCATTTTAACCACGCTATTCTGGAGCTACTGCCTGATCCCCGCACGGCAGTCTGTTGCACAGCTCGGCGAAAACGCCGCTAACTTCTGGCGACTGCTCGCCGGCGTTGCCGTTATGGGACTGCTCGCCGGTTTCGGCAGAATCAGTCTGGATCAGAATGCGTTTACCTGGCTGTTTATCAGCGGAATCATCGGTTTCGGTTTCGGCGACATCGGGGTCTGGTTTGCGCTCCCGCGGCTGGGCAGCCGCCTGACGCTGCTGATGGTCCACTGCATTGCGGCCCCGCTGGCCGGTCTGGCAGAATGGCTCTGGCTGGGCACCGCGGTCGGTGCCTCTCAACTGGCTTCCCTCCTGATTATTCTATGCGGAATCTCAATGGCACTCATTCCGGCACACGGAGAGGAGAAACCGGCGAAACGCCGCTACGGCTCCGGCATTCTCTTCGGCCTCCTGGCCGCCACCGGACAAAGTCTTGGCGCCGTCTGCAGCCGTAAAGCGTTTTCTGTGTTCGATGAATCCGGAATCGCCTCGGTTTCCGATTATATTTTTCTCGGAGCCTCCTCCGGGTTTGCCCGGCTGACCGGCGGCATTCTGATTGCCGGTTTATTCTGGCTGCTCAGCCGCTGGCACAAACCCTGGCAGAGTCCCCCGGACCCACTTCGCAGGAACGATCCAATGACCGGAAAAATCCGCAATGTACTGCTCTGTGCGGCGGCAGGACCGATTCTCGGGGTG from Verrucomicrobia bacterium S94 carries:
- a CDS encoding DMT family transporter — encoded protein: MRRPAASGSVQKLYGKGSRKWKPLLFCFPTSGTLIMLPSILTTLFWSYCLIPARQSVAQLGENAANFWRLLAGVAVMGLLAGFGRISLDQNAFTWLFISGIIGFGFGDIGVWFALPRLGSRLTLLMVHCIAAPLAGLAEWLWLGTAVGASQLASLLIILCGISMALIPAHGEEKPAKRRYGSGILFGLLAATGQSLGAVCSRKAFSVFDESGIASVSDYIFLGASSGFARLTGGILIAGLFWLLSRWHKPWQSPPDPLRRNDPMTGKIRNVLLCAAAGPILGVICYQWALATTPSIIVQLIVSTSPLMILPMSWFIEHDRPSKRSLFGTVVAVLGVVVLVFS
- a CDS encoding trimeric intracellular cation channel family protein — translated: MIHILDIAGTFAFAVSGAFRAVKYEMDILGISVLAMATGVGGGMIRDLLLGATPPSALTDTGYILICLAGAAIVFMAAPKIARRWDYLMAADAVGLSVFAAIGATKAEAYGSVPLTVAMMAMITACGGGVIRDLLSREIPAILTTGFYASAALLGGFMFVLLGKFSLPEGVRIFITIGFTLLTRIVALRFRLNLPRVKALHASPSEIARAHRENKRK
- a CDS encoding glycoside hydrolase family 97 protein, whose amino-acid sequence is MKTTLTALITALAASTFAQQYFVQSPGGNNTIEVYTDGGLAYQIRHNNVMVTTPSPISITIDGKKYGETAMVADKKERSVDRILKPVVKEKRAEIRDRYNELELTFKNGYGVIFRAFDNGVAYRLFTELDGEVLVEAEEIVYNFTGDHPASVPVSDGFFSHYERGYTNLTISALGDIMACLPSMVTLEPNLKIARETEVKVAITEADLDSYPGFYLVKGAEKNQLVSTFPRYPKTTYQPTDRDIKVGERENFIARTAGTRAFPWRLMVITDEDRELINNTLVYQLGPEQAIENTDWIKPGKVAWDWYNMNNIEGVDFEAGINTETYKFYIDFASQYGLEYIILDEGWYDIKTNDLLDPVDAVDVQELIRYGKKKNVGIILWVTWTALEENADTAYEAFAEWGAKGIKVDFMQRDDQPMVDFYSRCAAEAAKYKLLVDFHGSYKPAGLRRAYPNVITREGVRGLENNKWEGMFSNPEYCLEMPFLRMLAGPVDYTPGAMANAQKENYNAVWNRPMSLGTRAHQFAMYVVYESPLQMLADAPSSYLKEPEVMEFLAPVPSVWDETVVLDAKYSDYVVIARRNGDTWYVGAMTDWTPRDLDVDFSFLPKGKYTIDIWQDGANADKRATDYKKVSTKIKAGEKMNIHLAPGGGWAAIIRK
- a CDS encoding LacI family DNA-binding transcriptional regulator; the protein is MNTKVTFKDVARLAGVSTQTVSRVTNNSGYVNEKTRAKVQAAIDQLGYVPNKNAQLMGRKKARVFGVITLNISFQGASRIVEGIRNESKKAGYAISLAVLDDEPDALEHAVRDMKSQQVNAILINAPIAREPAEQLIHDHAPMPFVFIDAPLDAQVNHVMADHRAGGRMAAELMLQQGRTRFAFLNGPEPSTAARLRREAWLDVIDKAGATLVAEETGDWSARSGYTAGAALFSRGQAFDALLIANDQMALGALRACREHRIDVPRQTAVVGFDDTANSEFFCPPLTTVRQNFLEIGHQAVTEALSCIQHPGQPPIKTEVPVELIERQSTAPIESPEIKAARLESLLSELKQML
- a CDS encoding solute:sodium symporter family transporter, giving the protein MNPTVILSFLAFTGFVLLYTLWKMRGSRCNTRDGYFLGGRSLTGGRIAGSLILTNLGAISFVGMSAQSYTHNMSVMGWEIIAGITLVPVALLLIPLYLKQGIATIPDFLESRYDSGVRKFVTILFLFQYIINILPTTLYAGARVLGEMLDLQHLFGISEFASVALISAAICLPGFFYSVFGGLKAVVIADSVNGIGLLIGGLMIPVFGILALDDHFGEGLQQLLTVAPEKLQSIGSTSDPLPFSTLFSGLLLVNLYYWGTDQSIIQRTLGARNLAEGQKGVLLAAGIKLFTPLVLIIPGIIAFHLFGAHAGNPDSMYIRLVHTVLPRPLIGFFTAVMFGAVLSTFNGVLNASTTLFTLNIYKPLFGKDKEDRQLVREGRFFAAIIAVISTLIAPFILFVPEGLFQYLQMVAGFFSVPVFTIVFVGYVSKRVPPIAAKIALTVFVSSYALMQLVFKTPLHFLHQLGLLFVICSGLMFVIGAVRPRTSDYILPLNHAVDTTPWKHRHIAAATILYLAAGVYLLFSDLGLLSGTPLPLTVYGGLGLILLGFSVFWEIKR
- a CDS encoding DNA methyltransferase codes for the protein MQPFTEEIIELIREIPRGRVCSYGGIAELAGNPRAARQVVRVLHSYSEAENLPWWRLINRQGMIALKPGSGYEEQRARLEEEGIEFSNDRVDLCRFGWKPEDL